TACGTGGGTCCAGACAGTGATAAAGCCCGTCCACTGGCTGGTCACTCGGGACAAATCAATCGATTATCGATTAGAAGACATTGGTTTGGAGATGATAACAAGCATCTAGACAAGGATGTTCAAGCTGTTCAATTGTCTTATGGTAGAGATCAGGGACCGGCACTTCCATATTGAGTTcttcaatttgaaatcaatGGCTCAGAACAATTTCAATGTTCATTTGATTAAGGCAGCAAAATGTGAGGCTAATATTACAccggttagttttttttcgcataatttttttttaattttgagtttaaaccattaaaaccaaaaaatttgaactcagCCCTTCTTCAGCTTTAAAATGCGTATAATATCGCCCTTGGCGCACTTTTCGTGCACTGGCGCAATTCTGGATACGCGTCTGTTTAGGATATTTTAGCACAGAGCCTTATGAAAATTAGTTAACTAAATTCAGAGTGTTGTCAGCATTCAAATGAATACAATTTTGCCCTTGACGCGTTTTCGGTGCCTTGACGTATTTCTAGATACGCGTCTAGtttggtgaattttcagtaaaattttatgaaaagcaatttttcgaGCCCACCATGCCCCCAGCTTCAGTATAACCTATGGCGCAATTTCGGTGCCTTGGCGCTTTTTTAGTGAGTTGGCGCAATTCTAGATTCGCTTCTAGTTtggtgaattttcaattaaaatcgatgaaaattagaaattcaagCTCAGCATGCTCCCAGCTTTCAAATGAGTATAATATCACCCTTGGCGCAATTTCGGTGCCTTGGCGCACTTTTCGTGCTGTGGCGCATTTCTTGATTTACATGTTCTAGGgtagttttttcctgaaaatcttgtttttttacacattttcaatgtaTTAACCCTTCTAATTCCTATTTTTCCAGGCCAGTCAAACATCCCGTCTGGCGTCAGCCAATCCATCAGAACCCAACAGCCTGCAATTCACTGAGTGTACCCGAACGATTCTGCAAAATAAGTATGCTGGATCAATCAAGACTGGATAACTATTTTTCCGTCGTTTACTTGAACTACTTGTATGAATTCCTGAATTTTTGTATTGCACCATGTCGATAAAGTcgattgtttttcgaaaaaaaaaaccatttttcatagaaattttacaGAGTTTGAGAATAGGATGGAGTAGGTctgtaggtaggcaggtatgcACAAAGTAGGCACGTGTAGGCATTGGATAGGTAGGGAGGCATTAGGCAGGCAGCCGTAAGGTAGACATGTAGGTGTAGGTTGATAGACATGAGGAAGGCACGTAGGCCAGCagacacaaaaaataataggTAGGCATAATATAGGCACGCAGGTAGGCAGACATGCGGTAGTGAAACATTATGAAAGCAGGTAAATTGTTTGAAGGTAGCCACACAAGAGGCAGCCATAAGACATAAGATGGGTATACCTACCAAAATAGGTATGCTTACCTTATTCCTACTTGTCTAGTGCCTACTTTTGTGCCTACCTAATGCCTAACCAGCCTAGCATATGGAGCAATAGGTAGCCATGAAGTAGGCATATAGGCATATAGatgaatttatcgattttattttaaaaaaagaccTCACGAGCACCCTCTGAAGATcctgaaaattaacttttaccggaaattaaaaaaaattagaaaaaacacgggaaaaatatgaaattttcaaaagcctCACGTGATTGCCAACGTATTACCCCCCATTGACCTTTGAATTGTAATcatcaaaaaacaacaaatcaATCAGTCTTCAATCGATAATCGATAACTTCACAGCAAATATTGAATTGGTAACTGAAGCGAAGCAagatgaatatttttttgatattcaaaaCCGGTAAGTCTGGGTAATCTTTCAGAAGTACAAAacaatcgatattttcagtaCTACTTCTTATGTTCTGCAAGCTGTATTCCTTCAACGGCACCACACTTGGCCCAGCGAACTCGAATGTTTCTGTAAAAGGTATGTTACCTACGATAATTGCGCCAAGGTACATAAACAGTTGCAAAACTCTAAGCAATGTATTAAAAGtgtacacaaaaattttcatagctCTAGCTTCATTGGCAGCTGAGTTACAGTTATTCACAGTTTTTGGTAAGCgtcgcgtgtcgcgtcgcggtcgccTATGTAACTTACCGTAATATGCGAATTTCTCGTGCGTTGGCCACTAGCACTGGCGTGCACAGGCAAAactaaattatcgattttctcaaaaatatcgatttttcaacaaaaaattattgattttttcaagaaaaattatcgacttttcaaaaatgattatcgatttttacaaaaaaaaacttctttttttttgaataattagtatagatttttttgaaaaaaaatcgattttttgaaaaaaaaatattgatttttcaaaaacacattattgattttttttccaatgaatatcgatttttcagcatcTACAAAACCAACGGACTACCTCGATCACATCACCATCATTGCTCACATCGCCAACGGAATTACCCTGCAAGCTGGATTAATGAATGGAACAATTCCGATTAATGAAGTAGTTGGTGAGATGCTTAATTTAGGATCTGCCAATGTTTCCGATCTAATCAATTATAAACCTGATAAGATcttggagttgatcaagaAGTTGAAAGAGGTCCGACAGAGTGTTGCTGCAAATGATAAGACCACTAAAATGGAAACTCGAGCTTTGGAATGGGAGGATTATCGTCTCAGGTCGGAATTCATTGGTGATGTGACTAATTTGACTGGAAGTGTGGAATACTTTGAAGctgttgaaaactttcaaagaGATTTCAATTCTTCTTTGTTCGAAAATACTGAAGAACTGTTTAAAGACTTCAGCGAACACTTTACGGTTATCTTGGAAAATAGCTTAACCAGTACACTTTTTCCAAACTCTGGGTATTAcaacttgaaatatttcaatgaGACATTCCAATCACTGAAAGAGCTTCTAATTGAAATCAAGGCATTCAATCGAACATCATTTGATATCCTGCTCAATGGACCCAATATATTCAAGTCGTTAGATACAGTCATCAAACTCTCGGCTCTTcgtaaaaactattttccatTGTATACGGAAGACGGTGAGAATCTGATTAAACGGAATATTGATCTGGCATCCGCATTGAGTGCAGTTAACGAAGCATCTAGAAGTGATATGATGACTGTCTCGAAGCTTTCCGATCGTCTGGTATCAATTCCTTCAAGAAAGTACACTTCTGGATTCTCACGTGGATTAATTGACATGGAACAACTCAGAGACGGTGTACAAAATCAGTGGTTCTTTGAGATGACAAATGCAACGGAAATGGATGGacaaagtattcaaaaaagcTTGGAGCCGATGCTATCAGCTTTTCAGACTATGCATGCTGTCAACAAGAAGTTGAAGGTTCCCTTTCCAGAGCATACAAAGTTCCAGCAATTCAAGGATGAGCCGTACTTCATTCCAGTTAATGCTAATTCTTCCGTTGatgttgtgaaaaaatatgagGATTGTGACGGAAAAGGACATTCAGACGACTATCGTAAAAAAGGAGTTGAATTTATTGAGAACGTGAAAACTGTTAGTGATTGGTTGACTGCCTTTGACAATTTCACCAGAATACTTGACTTGGATCAGTTGGAAAAGGACGTTTCTGCATTTGTGAAATCTTTGAACTTCACAGATATCAATGATCAGACACAATCAGTGGCAGAAGTAATTGAAATTGTGAAGAATATAAGAAACTCTAccggtttaaaaaatattcaggaAAGTGTGAAAGGTGTTGAGAATCAGTTTAATGCTGTTCGATTGGatagtctgaaaaatgatgtgtttccaaaaatatcaGATGTATTCAGGAAAGacgaaaacttcaaaaaagtgatcaatgTCGAGAATAGTGTTAACAAATGCcttcaaaatgttaaaaacgaATCTCTGGTGATCTCTGAAGCTATTAAGACAATTCAGAAGTTGAGAGTATTGGATGATAATCTATTGGAAAGTGTTCGACAAACTGCAACATCAGTAGCTCAGTTTTCTGATGCTCTTCCTACAGTCACATCAATTCCTGATGCAATGAAGAAAGGTGTAAAGAATGTGACACTAGAACTGAATCAGATGTCTCTGGAGTCATTGAATCAATCCGATGGAATTGGTATTTCTGCAAGTGctcttcaaaatattttcagccttCTGGATCTAGAATCTTCGATTAATCAGCTGAAAAGTGTCGATGGAATTGTAAAAGTCGGAATTGACAAGTCTAGTAACAAGTCTGAACTGAAAAGTCTTTGGGGAAACCACAATCATGACATTAGTTCATTGGAAGGTGCAATTGCAAAGTCTAAGGATTTCGTCTCGAAGATTGATGTATCAAAAGCTCACACACTTTTCAGCTACAGTACACCTTTGAAGAACTTGTCTACAATTCCTGATGTCCAGATTGATGCAGTAAAGAAGTCGAAAGCACTGGAGATATTGATTAGTTCACTTGTTGCATCCtctgtaaaaaaaagaaagaaaagagacACTAAATCTGATCTACTTGCCGCCAAAGAAACTCTCGAAAAGATATCCGTGTTGGATTTGCAGTTCTCAAGTCATTCAACacaatttcagaatgttcCATCAGCATTCCAGTCgtttgataactttttgcaATTGTTCTTTGCTTCTCAACAGCCAATCAGTGCTCCTCCTCCAATTCCTCAGAATAATGGTGGTGATGTCAATACAGGAGGTACTGGCAGTGGTACTAGTAATGGTGGTCCGATTGGTGATACTGGTACTGTACCGACTGGAAGTGGAACAGGTGTCGGACAAGCTGCTGTTGTTGGATCGAGCACTGCAAGTACTGTTAGCAATGAGTCAAGTGATTTTCCGATGTGAGTTGTTTTAAACAGTTAAATTCATTTTGAcactaaattcaaatttcctgaaaaaaaatttttggcgggacattgaaattttgttagaaACATTTCAgcaggaaattcgaattttgtgaaacaaaattttggcgcaaaattctATATACTGAGACACTAATCATGttcaatttcagacttttcgtTGTCATTCCTGTGGTCTTAATACTTGTTGTGCTTGTGATTGGTGGAATAGTGTTCTTTTGGAATCGTAGAAGAGAGGAGAAATGTAAAGAGAAAGAAGCTGAAGAAGAGAACGAGAAGCTGATTCCTGAAAGAAAAAGGATGGAAGCGAtaaaagaagaggaagaaagaGTCAAGGCAGAAagggaaaaagtgaaaaaagaagaggaacGGCTCAAGGCAGAAGAAGAGAAGGTGAAggtggaaaaggaaaaagtgaAGGCAGAAGAAGAGAAGGTGAAGGTGGAAAAGGAAAGGAATAAGGAAAAAGTGAAAGCTGAAGAGGAAAGGCTGAAGGCTGAGGAAGAGAaagtgaaaatagaaaaagagaagGTGAAGGCTGAAGAGCAAAAGATCAAAGCCGCAGAAGAAGAGCGACGGAAGGAAAGAGCTGAAGACGCCAAGAAGGTCAAGGAGGGTCAGGAAAAGATTGCCATACTGAATGCAAAAGTTCAAGAGAAAGAAGACAAGTCGGAAGCCCGACGTAAGCAGAAAGAAATGGACAATGAGGCAGAGAAACTGTTGAATGTAGAGAAGGAGAAGGAAAAGAGGAAAATTATCGAGAAATGGATCATGAGTAAGGATTACAAGGATGATCAAAGGACTGCCAAATTCTGCAATACCACGATTGAAAGTGTGAATGCGTCGACGATTGATAAGGATCATATCACTGAGTCGTATACATACTTGCCGGAGGATAAGCACAGGTAtccttatttatttatttatagtctctttatattattttttttccagattcccCAACGTTCCTTGTAAGCCATCAACCGCTGTTGAGGTGATTGTCGATGGTCAGCGAGTCCCAATTCATGCCAACTGGATTCCGACACCTGGTCATCCGCACCGCTTCATTGCTACACAGGTATGAACACGTACTTACAGAAATTTTTGCATGTAGGTAGGTTTCCggcaagtttcaaatttctgaaaaacttggaattatcaattttttgaatatgaaataAGGATAGAGAAATTATCgacattgatttttcacaatttcgctatttatcgatttttgtaaaCGTTGATAATGTTTCAGGGACCGCTGACAAATACATGTGAAGATTTTTGGATGATGCTTATGCAATACGACGTTGAACACATTGTAATGTTTGGTCAAAAACGCGAGAATTTGACTGACATGTGTACCGACTACTTTCCACTATGGTTTCCATTCCTTTCCAAGACTAAAAACCAGTTAAAAATCGGACGGTTCGAGATCAAGATCAAAAATACggaatatattttgaataagaaaataaatcaaagaaCACTGGAAGTTGTCGATTCGACGTgagtttctcttttttttttctaaaaagaaaatgcgattttttagcggaaaattTGCTACAAGAACTCTGATGCATTATCAATATTCGGAATGGACTGGATATGGAGTTCCAAAGAGTCATGCTGAATTGTTTGATCTGATGGAAATTGTAAAGAAAAGCGAGgttggtattttttttgaaaaatcgatattttaaaaaattcgaaaaaaatcgataattttggaaaaaatcaataattatcggACTTTGGTGTTTTTGGTggaatttggtgaaaaatcactaatttcgaaaattgttatGACTAGAAAAAAGCTTAAACATTGATATTCAGAAGCCAATCGTGGTGCATTGCTCAAATGGAATCGGAAGATCCATGGCCTTCATCGGAACCGAGTGTCTTGCCCGTGAAGTTGAAGCCGATCCGACAATCGAACTGACTGAAGCTCTGAAACACGTGCGCGAGCATCGTTGGAATGGAGTTCAGACCAATTCTCAGCTGTACTGGATGACATTGGGAACCATGTACCGTCTGATTAAAGAATATGGATTTGATATGAAGATGTATGAGAAACAAATGGCAATGTTCACGGATGTAGTCAATCGTTTGTTGGCACTTGACACAATCAGCAAGTATTCGGATGCATTGTGTGATGAGAAGAAGTCTGACGAGAATAGGGATGAATTGGTGGGAAGGATTGCTAATGTTAACAAGAGATTGGCTGGAATTGGAaagaagaagtagaagaaAACGCTTGAAATTGACCGGTTTTTGTATTGAATTCAATGATGAATATTTTgtgaaagtttttgttttctatacAGAGGAGAAGAATGAcgtattgatttttgagttcagCGTAATGAGAGCTTTCGAATAAGTATAATATCGACTATGGCGCGTTTTCAGTGAGTTGGCGCATTTCTGGTGCCTTGGCGCGTTTCTCGATACACGGCTAATTTGGTGCATTTTGCATTGAATCCAACTAAACTTAAATATTGGTGTTCAGCTTGCCAAGAGCTTgtgaatatttttagttttgactACGACGCATTTTCGGTGTGTTGGCGTATTTCTCGTGcattggcgcatttctcgatACATGTCTAGTTTAGCCAGATCTGGCCCAAATTCCATCCAGTTTAATTTATTGTATTCAACTAATTACCAGCTTCCAGTTagacaaattatttttataggCGCATTTCTCGTGTCTTGGCGCTTTTTTcgatactgaaaatttattgcatatctttctccattGTTTGAGTTCTTCTGGCAGTTATATTAAAGAACACATTAGCGATTATTAAATGAATTGAGACACCAATTGTATAGACATACAATGGAATGATGGGACTTGCGAAGAACAGTACACAAGAGCCCAGGgcctgaaaaattacagtgtttgaaaaaagaagtcttaaaaatttcagattacctgataaagtttggaaattgaaaaagcttGAGCTCTCCGATCAGGCATTGCCAGAGCACAAATCACAGATCGGCAGCTGTTCAAGCAACAATCACCAATTCCAACTATCACGCCAATGACGGAGATCACAAGGtagctgaaaacttttttataccTGCGCCAGTACAAAAATaacatagtttttttgaattcagcgttctgagagcttcaaaatgagtaTAATATTGACTATGACGCATTTTAAGTGAGCTGGCGCAATATTGGTGCCTTGACGCACTTTTTGATACTGTAATAATCTTCTGAATTTTGGCTTAAACTTGATAAAAATAGATAGAATGCATTTCACTTgttgagagcttcaaaatgagtaTAATATGGACTATGGCGCATTTTCCTTGGCGCGTTTTTCGATACCGCCGTAACTCCGGGAGTTTTCATTGAAACTTGGTTAAAGTATATAAATTGCATTTCGATTcttgaaaactacaaaataagtataatatCGACTATAGCGATTTTTCAGTGAGTTGGCGCATTTCTGGTGtcttggcgcaattctcgaTACGCTTATAAATCAGTTAACTTTAAACCAAACCTTACGAGATCAacttaattgtttttgtatcATTAATACCTTCagaatgaaaataatattagTATTGGCGATTTTTCAGTGCACTGGCGCATTTCTAGTGCATTAGCCCTATTCTCGATCTCACCATAGTTTAGTTACTATTGgccaaaatttgatcaaattaATTGTATCAAATTTGACTAACTTCGATCTTCATTTTGAAAGACAAATCAACCTTGGCGCATTTTCATTGACTTGGCTTATTTTCGGTAGACCTACCTGTGTCCAAAAAGCAGAGGAACCTCTTGTGTCGGTCTCATTGGAGCATCATATGGTGTAGAAACGTGCACCAAACCAAATCCCAGAATCGAGAAAATTGCCCCAATTAACATTGTCGGCTGCAGGCTGAAGTCTTTGAAACGTCGGCTCATTTGGGTGATGAATAGAGCGGCTGAAACGAAAATCTAGTTACACGAGAAATGTGCCAAggcacg
This is a stretch of genomic DNA from Caenorhabditis elegans chromosome V. It encodes these proteins:
- the Y39B6A.30 gene encoding Protein-tyrosine-phosphatase (Confirmed by transcript evidence) → MNIFLIFKTVLLLMFCKLYSFNGTTLGPANSNVSVKASTKPTDYLDHITIIAHIANGITLQAGLMNGTIPINEVVGEMLNLGSANVSDLINYKPDKILELIKKLKEVRQSVAANDKTTKMETRALEWEDYRLRSEFIGDVTNLTGSVEYFEAVENFQRDFNSSLFENTEELFKDFSEHFTVILENSLTSTLFPNSGYYNLKYFNETFQSLKELLIEIKAFNRTSFDILLNGPNIFKSLDTVIKLSALRKNYFPLYTEDGENLIKRNIDLASALSAVNEASRSDMMTVSKLSDRLVSIPSRKYTSGFSRGLIDMEQLRDGVQNQWFFEMTNATEMDGQSIQKSLEPMLSAFQTMHAVNKKLKVPFPEHTKFQQFKDEPYFIPVNANSSVDVVKKYEDCDGKGHSDDYRKKGVEFIENVKTVSDWLTAFDNFTRILDLDQLEKDVSAFVKSLNFTDINDQTQSVAEVIEIVKNIRNSTGLKNIQESVKGVENQFNAVRLDSLKNDVFPKISDVFRKDENFKKVINVENSVNKCLQNVKNESLVISEAIKTIQKLRVLDDNLLESVRQTATSVAQFSDALPTVTSIPDAMKKGVKNVTLELNQMSLESLNQSDGIGISASALQNIFSLLDLESSINQLKSVDGIVKVGIDKSSNKSELKSLWGNHNHDISSLEGAIAKSKDFVSKIDVSKAHTLFSYSTPLKNLSTIPDVQIDAVKKSKALEILISSLVASSVKKRKKRDTKSDLLAAKETLEKISVLDLQFSSHSTQFQNVPSAFQSFDNFLQLFFASQQPISAPPPIPQNNGGDVNTGGTGSGTSNGGPIGDTGTVPTGSGTGVGQAAVVGSSTASTVSNESSDFPILFVVIPVVLILVVLVIGGIVFFWNRRREEKCKEKEAEEENEKLIPERKRMEAIKEEEERVKAEREKVKKEEERLKAEEEKVKVEKEKVKAEEEKVKVEKERNKEKVKAEEERLKAEEEKVKIEKEKVKAEEQKIKAAEEERRKERAEDAKKVKEGQEKIAILNAKVQEKEDKSEARRKQKEMDNEAEKLLNVEKEKEKRKIIEKWIMSKDYKDDQRTAKFCNTTIESVNASTIDKDHITESYTYLPEDKHRFPNVPCKPSTAVEVIVDGQRVPIHANWIPTPGHPHRFIATQGPLTNTCEDFWMMLMQYDVEHIVMFGQKRENLTDMCTDYFPLWFPFLSKTKNQLKIGRFEIKIKNTEYILNKKINQRTLEVVDSTGKFATRTLMHYQYSEWTGYGVPKSHAELFDLMEIVKKSEKPIVVHCSNGIGRSMAFIGTECLAREVEADPTIELTEALKHVREHRWNGVQTNSQLYWMTLGTMYRLIKEYGFDMKMYEKQMAMFTDVVNRLLALDTISKYSDALCDEKKSDENRDELVGRIANVNKRLAGIGKKK